The Fusarium oxysporum f. sp. lycopersici 4287 chromosome 1, whole genome shotgun sequence DNA segment GAGATCCCTCCCAATGGCCTTACACCACGAAATGCCGACCTTATGGCTCTTCTCCTTACTTCGCGATCTATTCATGCTGCGACTCTCAACACACTCTACCGCCACATTACGATTCCTCACTCTCGTATCTTCCGAAAGTTCCTCGCAACCATCACTGAGTACCCCGCGCTCGCATCTATTGTGCGGCGACTCGACTTCAGCCACTTTAACCcctccaccatcttctcTACTGCAAGCGAGAGAGCCCAGACTCGAAACCTGACTTCCGAGACACTCTACAAATGTCTTGAGCTAACCCCATACCTGCAGGAGTTCCTGGCGCAAGAGTATATCGATGAGGATCTTGGACCTGATGttatcaagaagctcttcttcGAAATGCCCCGGCTCCAAGCCATCGACTTTTGCGGCtgctcctctccttctttcAAGAATTCGTTCACTAGCCTCCTCCAGGCTCAGTGGCCCGATTCTTTGACTCTTACCCGTATTTCGTTCCATAAGTGCTTGAACTTGCCAGGCTCCGTCTTCGAGGCCATCCTACCCCGACTCGAACGAGCTACTCACCTCGATCTCGCTGGAACCAGAGTGACCGACAAGGCGTTGCAGAGCTTGCCTGAGACGGCAAGACTCACACACCTGAACTTGGCCAAGTGCCGAGAGTTGACCTCTGAAGTTGTTGTCAAGTTTGTTACAACTCATCCCGCGATCATCCAGACCATCACTGTCCTTAGCCTTGCTACTAATGCCAGCAGCCACCTCCTGCTGGGCAAGGCGGATGTTGATGCTATTCTTCCCCGACTGCCCCCTACCCTTCGATCGCTGAGTCTCAAGGGTAGCAGAATGGATCCTTCCCAGATTCCTCTTCTCACCCCTCTGGTCCAGCATCTGGAGGAGCTTGCCATCGGCCGAGGCCTCGATCTCCGTGACATCCACCAGCTCCTGTACCAAGCCCAGGAGTGGATTCCTCACAGTCTCCGATACCTCGATATCTCCGACCTGGACACTATCATCGGTAGTGCTAGCGCACTTCTTACCCCCGCCTCCGCCCCGCTGCAGGTTATCGAGCTCGAAGAGCGCGCATACGAGCGAGCGGCCAAGGCTAAGAAGAACCTTGAACGTGCAGGATGGACCCCCAAGGAGTTTGGCAGCCGTTACTGGCTAGTCCGCTTGAACACCGACGGAGCCTCTCTCGACAGCGGCGCCCGGTGGTGGAAGCTGGGCGCTGAGAGCTGGGGCATGAGGAAGATCCCGGTTGCGGAGGCCGATGTCGGAGGCATGTATGGCACGTTCATGTTCGGCCGAAGGCTGTAAAATGCCAATCTCCGACACCAGTTGCACGGATCTCTCTACTCTCATATCATTTTTTAATGGTGTTATGGTTTGATATTTATATGGGTAGATTTGGGTTGCATCTTGATTTGATATCCCGGCGCATAGCGGTCAAACTTAGCGATAAAAGCAAAGTCATTTTGATGGAAAAAAGCGTTCTGAAGCATGGATATGACGAAGGAAAAACGTGTAGATAATCAATAATGACTTTCATGAAATGATTAATCTTGATTGGTATAACTGTGAATGTGTATATATATGACTTGTCTGAACAAATAATCTCTGTTGCTGCCTTTCTAGTGTGATGGATGGCTGTATCTGCTTGTAAGAAGTTATACTCAGGCCCCAGCCTATCAGAATTTAGTCGCTGCACGACACAGCAATGCCGCCATTTTGAGCTGCAGcaagatcaaagatgacATCCTTGTCTTCAGGGAAGACGGGGACGGCGTGCCCATAGATAATATCGATACCGATAAACTATTCTTTACCTCAAATCAATCTCGCAGCTTTCCCGTGTGGCATAAAGCTTGATGTGGCGCCTGGACGACGGTGGCTGAACAAGATCACGTGGCACCCAAACCGGAACAACCAGGCGCCGTGGCAAGAACAGCCTCCTGCGACGTAACCGCGCCAAAGCGTGCCTTGCTCCTTGAATAAGCTCCAACTCCAACGACATATACAGCTTTGGTGCTCGACGGCATCATGGCTCCCAAACCGGATACCCCGTTCCGCTCTGCGGACATGAGCATGGTACAACTCTATGTCTCCAATGAAATCGGTCGCGAAGTTGTTACGGCCCTCGGCGAGCTTGGTCTCTGCCAATTCCGCGACGTAGGCAACCATCCATCAATTCTTGCATCAAGAACTGAGGCTAATCCACTGATGCATCATGCAGCTCAACGAGGATGTCAGCGCATTCCAACGCACTTTTACTCAGGAGATTCGACGACTCGACAATGTTGAGCGACAGCTGCGTACGTCATCCAAAGGGATCCACCAGAACACACGAATCTAACACATTGCAGGATACTTCTACGCTCAGATGGATAAGATCGGAATCCCGCTCCGAAAGCTGGACCTCGATGTCGAGCGACTTGCGTCACCCTCAACTTCCGAAATCGACGAGCTTGCCGAGCGAAGCCAGAAGTTGGAACAGCGAGTTTCTGCCCTGAATGAGAGCTACGAGACTTTGAAGAAGCGCGAGGGCGACTTGACCGAGTGGCGATGGGTTCTGCGTGAGGCCGGTAGCTTCTTCGACCGTGCTCACGGAAATGTCGAGGAGATCCGCGCTTCTACTGATAACGACGATGCTCCCCTTCTGTCTGACATTGAGCAAAACCAGGGTGGCCCCGATGCCGAGCGTTCTTTCTCCGGCATGAACATTGGCTTCGTCGCTGGTGTCATTGCTAGAGACAGAGTCGCCTCCTTCGAGCGTATCCTCTGGCGAACACTGCGCGGTAACCTCTACATGAACCAGTCTGAGATTCCCGAGCCCTTGATCGATCCTACCAACAACGaggccatcaacaagaacgTCTTCGTTATTTTCGCTCACGGCAAGGagattctcaacaagatccGTAAGATCTCCGAGTCCATGGGCGCTGATGTTTACAATGTCGACGAGAACAGTGATCTTCGACGTGACCAGATCCACGAGGTCAACAACCGCCTGGAGGATGTCCAGAACGTTCTACAAAACACCCAGGCCACTCTTCAGGCAGAGCTTAATCAGATCTCTCAGTCGCTGTCTGCCTGGATGGTTCTTGTCGCCAAGGAAAAGGCCGTGTATAACGCACTCAACAACTTCTCCTATGATAGCGCTCGGCGAACTCTCATTGCCGAAGCCTGGGTACCTACCAATGATCTTCCCCTGATCAGGACGACCCTTCAGGATGTTACTAACAGAGCTGGCCTCTCCGTCCCTTCTATTATCAATAAGATTCAGACCAACAAGACGCCGCCTACTTACCTTAAGACCAACAAGATCACCGAAGGTTTCCAGACCATCGTCAATGCTTATGGTACCGCCACGTACCAGGAGGTCAACCCGGCCATTCCTGTTTTTGTCACCTTCCCTTTCCTGTTCGCTGTCATGTTCGGTGATTTCGGCCATGCCATCATCATGCTTTCAGCTGCTCTCGCTATGATTTACTGGGAGAAGTCACTGAAGAAGGTCAGCTTCGAGCTGTTTGCCATGATCTTCTACGGCCGATACATTGCCCTGGTTATGGCTGTTTTCTCTGTTTTTACCGGTCTCATCTACAATGATGTCTTTTCTATGTCCATGACTCTGTTTGAGAGTGCTTGGGAGTTTAAGAAGCCCGAGAACTATACCAACACTACAAGCATCGTTGCCACTCTAAGGGAAGATGGTCACCGTTACCCCTTCGGTTTGGATTATGCATGGCACGGAAGTGAGAATGAcctcctcttcagcaacagtttgaagatgaagatgagtaTCCTTCTGGGCTGGGCACACATGACCTACTCGCTCTGCTTCTCTTACATCAATGCTCGCCACTTCAAGAAGCCCATTGACATCTGGGGTAACTTCATCCCTGGcatgatcttcttccagTCCATCTTTGGCTACCTTGTTATTTGCATTGTTTACAAATGGTCTGTTGATTGGCTGGGCACTGGCCGCCAACCTCCTGGACTGCTCAACATGCTTATTTACATGTTCCTCCAGCCTGGAACTATTCCTGAGGGCGAAGAGCTTTACGCTGGACAGTCTGTTGTCCAAGTCAttctcttgctcttggcTTTCGTCCAAGTTcccatcctcctcttcctcaagccTTTCTATCTTCGATGGGAGAACAGCCGTGCTCGCGCCAAGGGTTACCGTAGCATAGGTGAAACCTCTCGAGTTAGTGCTTTGgacggcgatgatgaagacgcCAATGGCCACGGCAACAGCTTCGACGAAGATGGCGAGGGAGTTGCTATGATCTCTCAGAACATTAGTGAGGAGCATGAGGAGTTCGAGTTTAGTGAGGTTATGATCCACCAGGTCATTCACACAATTGGTAAGTTTATCTCAATCTACAATGGCATTGCACTTTGTTAACAAATGGCTAGAATTCTGTCTGAACTGTGTCTCTCACACTGCCTCCTACCTCCGACTTTGGGCTTTGTCTCTCGCTCATCAACAGCTGAGTATTGTGCTTTGGTCTATGACCCTTGGCCCTGCCCTCAAAATGAGCGGCGTTGTCGGTGTCATCATGATTGTTGTTTGTTTTACTATGTGGTTCTTCTTGAGTAAGCATTGCCAATCCCTTCTATCTTGATTGTTCACTAACACATCCCAGCCATTGCTATTCTCGTTTGTATGGAGGGTACCAGTGCCATGTTGCACTCCCTCCGTCTCGCTTGGGTCGAGTCGTTCTCCAAGTTCGCAGAGTTTGCGGGTTGGCCTTTTGCGCCTTTCTCGTTTAACACCCTGCTGGAAGAGTCGGAAGAGCTCAAGGATTACTTGGGTTAATTGGAAGGGTTCGCGTATAGGTtgcctttttttttatagCAGTAGACAGTGGTATTTTTATTGTATCATAGGTAGCATAGTGCAACATTAGAAACTCTGGGCTTTTGCCAAGTTTTCTGACTTAGAAGTCAAGCTGTCTGATAATCAGACAGAATGCCCACATAATTCCCAGCCCTTATAACAATAGAATCAAGCCTTGTTGTACATGTCCGTGAACGTTTCTGGAGCTAAATCCTTGTTATCCCCAAAGAGGTGCCGTCACCTCGACAGCTCTCTCCACCACTGCCCTCACCCTGTCTGCAAAAACCTTATTGTTAGACTCAACCTCGAGGTCTTCCAACCAAACCGTGGCATTCATCCTATCCACCTTGATTGACACTCCTGGCACAGGAATACCAATCTTGTGCAGCCTGTCAATCTCCTTCTGTTGTCTCTCCTGGAGTTGTGTATCCTCACCATCCCCCTCTGTCTTCATGGCATCATCGGCCtcgtccttcttgatcttctcttcgGTGTCCTCCACGGCTGGTAGTTTGGGGATCGTGACTGGGGCAACGTTGTCTTGACCGAACTGAGCTTCGAGGAACCAAAGAAGACGCTCAAGGCGCTCCTCTGGGGAAGCAGAGTGGTGAGGGTTCACATCGGGTAGCTCGTGCGAGTGTGAGTGCTTAGCGGAGGAGCgcttgacagcagcaggAGAACTCTCCACGGAGAAGAGAACAGCCATGACGGAGTCGGCGATGCCGTCGTTGAGCATATTGCCCTCCCACTCAAGCTCAACCTCACCGTTTGTGCGGTATCGGACTGAGACACATCCCATGACGAGGTAAGCTGCAACGAGGCTagcaacctcttcatcagcaTCCTCCTGCTTCATTTCCTCGCCATCCGTGATCATATGATCGCCATGTCCATTGCTTTGACCATTCTTTCCACGGCGCATCTCGGGGAGTTCTTCGATGTTGCCAAACGTGCCCTCGAGGGCCCACTTGACGAGGTCGACACCTGCAGCACTGAGGGTCAGACGCTGCTTGCAGGTG contains these protein-coding regions:
- a CDS encoding V-type proton ATPase subunit A, which gives rise to MAPKPDTPFRSADMSMVQLYVSNEIGREVVTALGELGLCQFRDLNEDVSAFQRTFTQEIRRLDNVERQLRYFYAQMDKIGIPLRKLDLDVERLASPSTSEIDELAERSQKLEQRVSALNESYETLKKREGDLTEWRWVLREAGSFFDRAHGNVEEIRASTDNDDAPLLSDIEQNQGGPDAERSFSGMNIGFVAGVIARDRVASFERILWRTLRGNLYMNQSEIPEPLIDPTNNEAINKNVFVIFAHGKEILNKIRKISESMGADVYNVDENSDLRRDQIHEVNNRLEDVQNVLQNTQATLQAELNQISQSLSAWMVLVAKEKAVYNALNNFSYDSARRTLIAEAWVPTNDLPLIRTTLQDVTNRAGLSVPSIINKIQTNKTPPTYLKTNKITEGFQTIVNAYGTATYQEVNPAIPVFVTFPFLFAVMFGDFGHAIIMLSAALAMIYWEKSLKKVSFELFAMIFYGRYIALVMAVFSVFTGLIYNDVFSMSMTLFESAWEFKKPENYTNTTSIVATLREDGHRYPFGLDYAWHGSENDLLFSNSLKMKMSILLGWAHMTYSLCFSYINARHFKKPIDIWGNFIPGMIFFQSIFGYLVICIVYKWSVDWLGTGRQPPGLLNMLIYMFLQPGTIPEGEELYAGQSVVQVILLLLAFVQVPILLFLKPFYLRWENSRARAKGYRSIGETSRVSALDGDDEDANGHGNSFDEDGEGVAMISQNISEEHEEFEFSEVMIHQVIHTIEFCLNCVSHTASYLRLWALSLAHQQLSIVLWSMTLGPALKMSGVVGVIMIVVCFTMWFFLTIAILVCMEGTSAMLHSLRLAWVESFSKFAEFAGWPFAPFSFNTLLEESEELKDYLG